From Mesorhizobium sp. Pch-S:
AGGATCTTGCGGATGGCGGCCAAACCGATGCCTGCTTCCCGCAAGGCCCGGATCAGGTCGAGGCGGGCGACATCGGCATCGGAATAGACCCGGTAATTGCTGAACGTCCGGGTTGCCGGGGGCAGCAGTCCCTTGTCGGAATAGAAACGGATACGCCGCACCGAGATGCCGCTCATCCGTGAAAGGTCGCCGATCGTGTGCATTTTCTCGCTCATGGAACCGTCCTAACGTCTCCACCAGGTGGAGGGTCAAGCGCGGTGATGAGGCTTTTTTGCGTGGGGCTTTTCGCTGAGGCTGGAGCAGCCAGGTGGAATCACCGGGCGTTACAAAACTGCAGTTAAAACAATATCAGGGCGTTTCCGCGTTTCCGTGAAGGACGGAAACGCTCTAGGCAGTGGTCTTCCTGCCGACCGGCGCCGTGGAACTGCGTATGACAAGCACTCCGGAAAGCAGATCGTCGTTCCCGGCAGCTGCTCCGCTGCCATCGATCGCCGCTGCGACAGCGCGTTTGGCGATCTCCTCGACAGGCTGGCCGATGGTTGTGAGCCTGGGTGTTATCAGCCCGGCCAGCGGAATATCGTCGAAGCCGATCACGGAAAGCTCATCCGGCACCTTGATGCCGAGATCGTCGGCGGTGCGCAGAAGGCCGATCGCCTGCTGGTCGTTGGCCGTCGCAATGGCAGTCGGCCGCATGGCCTGAGCGCGATCGAGCAACCGGCGACCGAGTGTTTCGCCGGAAACGTAGTCGAAATGGCCCTCGACGATCTCCGGCTTTATACCCACGGCGTCGAGGTGATCGACAAAACCCGCCCGGCGCGCCCGGGAAACCGGTGCGTCAGCTGGGCCTGCAATGTAGGCAATGCGGCGGTGGCCGAGCCCGATCAGATGGTCCGCGGCAAGTGCGGCGCCGCCATGGTGATCGACGGACAGCAGGCCGTGGCCTGCCAGGCGACGATCGACGACGACGGTCGCCGTATCACCCTTCCAGCCTCGCGACTGGCCGGATTGGATCGGCACCACGATCAGCCCGGTGGGGCGGCTTTTCAACAGACTTTCGATCTGCGCGACCTCGATCTCGGGATCGTCGTTGGTGATCGACAGAAGCACCGACAGGCCGGAGCGGAAGGCGATGGCCTCGACATGCTTGGCAAGCTCGGCAAAAAACGGATTGGTGATGTCGGGGATCACCAGGCCGATCATGTCCGTGCGGCGGCGGCGCAGGCCGCGTGCCACATGGTTCGGCTTGAAGTCGAGCTCGCGGATCGTCGCCTCGACCCTTTCCCGCAATGCCGCGCCCACGGTTTCGTTCTTGGCCAGAACGCGCGATACCGTTCCGATCGAAACCCCCGCCTGTCGGGCAACGTCCTTGATGTGATCACGCTGGTCCCACCCGAATGTTGTGGCGATCATGCCACATTAGAGCGCCGCGCGTCTCTTCGGACGCGCAAAGGTCGCTGTAACATTTTCATCTGGCGCATGATCCTTTCCGAAAATCGATTCCGATTTTCGGGGTCATGCGCTAGGCTTTCGTTAGCCTTTCGCGATATTTGTCAAGGATGACGGCGAGGATGATGACGAAGCCGGTGATCATCTGGCGCATGAAGTCGCTCAGGCCAAGCAGGATAAGACCGTTAGCCAGCACGCCGATGATGCAGGCGCCAAGCAATGTGCCGACGATCGAACCGCGGCCGCCGCTCAGGCTGGTGCCGCCGATGATGACGGCAGCGATCGCGTTGAGCTCGAAACCGATGCCGATGATCGGGCTCGCAATGTTGAGGCGCGCCATGTAGATGATGGCGCCGATGCCGACTGCCGCACCGCAGATGGTGAAGGCTGCTACCTTGTAGAAGAACACGTTGTGGCCGGCGAGGCGGGTTGCTTCTTCATTGTTGCCGATGCCGTAGAGCACGCGCCCGAACACCGTGCGGGTCAGCACGAACCAGCCGATGGCCACAAGCAGCAGCGCGATCAGGAACAACACCGGCACACCGTAGATCGTCTGCGAGCCGAAGGCGTTGAAGGCAGCCGGAAAGGAATAGATGGTCGAAGCGCCAGTAACCTGGAGCGCGGCGCCGCGTGCAATGTTCAGCGTGCCCAGCGTGACGATGAAGGAGGGAATGCCCCACCAGGCGCTGACCAGGCCATTCAACAGACCAAACAGGATGCCTGCCGCGACGGCACTGAGCGTTGCGAGCATGACAGCAACCGATGGATCGAGACCCGGAAGCGTCATCACCGTGCCGGCGACGACCGCGGCAAAGGCCAGGACCGAGCCGACGGACAGGTCGATGCCGCCGATCAGGATGACGAAGGTCATGCCGATCGAGAGCACGAGGTTGATCGTCACCTGGGTCAGGATGTTGGTGATGTTGGATGAAGTCAGGAAGTGCTGCGTCGTCAGCGAAAAGACGATGATCAGCACGATCAGCGCAATGCCGATACCGGCCTCCCGCAACACGGTCTTGGCTGTGGCGCCGAGCGAGCCGGTCGAAGGGCTGTTGAGTTCAGTGGCGTCCATGGTTGTTCTCGTCCTTGTAGGCGAGGGAAAGGATACGCTCTTCGGAGAAGTCCTCGCGTGCGACCTCACCGGCGATACGGTGTTTCGACATCACCAGGATGCGGTCGCAGAGCGTGATCAGTTCAGGCAGTTCCGATGACACGACAAGCAAGGCCAGGCCCTTGTCGGCGAGACCACGTAGCAGCGCGTAGATTTCCGCCTTGGCGCCGACGTCGACGCCGCGTGTCGGTTCGTCAAGCAGCAGGATCTTGGGATCGTTGGCCAGCCACTTGGCCAGGACCACCTTCTGCTGATTGCCACCCGACAGCGTTGAAGCCGCATCGGCGGTCTTGCCGTATTTCAGCTTGATCTCCTTGCCGAGTTTCTCGGTCAGCCGGGTCTCGGCTTCCGCGTCGAGCAGGCCCGCCCGCGAGACCTTGCCAAGATTGGCCAGGCTCACATTGGCGGCGATGGACATGGCGAGGATCAGGCCTTCCTCCTTGCGGTCTTCCGTCAGGAAGCCGATGCCGTCGCGGATTGCTGCCTTGGGGCTCGTATAACGGCGTGGCTGACCGTCGCGCTCCAGCGTGCCTGACAATGGCAGATCGGCAGCAAAGATCGCACGCAGCAACTCGGTGCGGCCGGCGCCGACCAGACCGGCAATGCCGAGGATTTCGCCGTAGCGCATGTCGAGTGAAACACCGTCAGCATGCGGCGATGCCGGATGCCGAAGGTTTTTCAGCGACAAGGCGATGCGGCTGCTGGCGTCGAGGTTGCGTGTCTCTGCCATCTGGGCGGCAAGCTGGCGGCCAACCATCGAAGCGACCAGTTTCTCCCGCGTCATATCGGCGATGTCGG
This genomic window contains:
- a CDS encoding LacI family DNA-binding transcriptional regulator; the encoded protein is MIATTFGWDQRDHIKDVARQAGVSIGTVSRVLAKNETVGAALRERVEATIRELDFKPNHVARGLRRRRTDMIGLVIPDITNPFFAELAKHVEAIAFRSGLSVLLSITNDDPEIEVAQIESLLKSRPTGLIVVPIQSGQSRGWKGDTATVVVDRRLAGHGLLSVDHHGGAALAADHLIGLGHRRIAYIAGPADAPVSRARRAGFVDHLDAVGIKPEIVEGHFDYVSGETLGRRLLDRAQAMRPTAIATANDQQAIGLLRTADDLGIKVPDELSVIGFDDIPLAGLITPRLTTIGQPVEEIAKRAVAAAIDGSGAAAGNDDLLSGVLVIRSSTAPVGRKTTA
- a CDS encoding ABC transporter permease, translated to MDATELNSPSTGSLGATAKTVLREAGIGIALIVLIIVFSLTTQHFLTSSNITNILTQVTINLVLSIGMTFVILIGGIDLSVGSVLAFAAVVAGTVMTLPGLDPSVAVMLATLSAVAAGILFGLLNGLVSAWWGIPSFIVTLGTLNIARGAALQVTGASTIYSFPAAFNAFGSQTIYGVPVLFLIALLLVAIGWFVLTRTVFGRVLYGIGNNEEATRLAGHNVFFYKVAAFTICGAAVGIGAIIYMARLNIASPIIGIGFELNAIAAVIIGGTSLSGGRGSIVGTLLGACIIGVLANGLILLGLSDFMRQMITGFVIILAVILDKYRERLTKA
- a CDS encoding sugar ABC transporter ATP-binding protein — translated: MANPLQSAAAGAAADAARPVLELSDVRKRFGGVVALNGVSFSLRAGEVHALVGENGAGKSTLIKILCGIVKRDDGQIALDGTAYEPHSPADAKAHGIQVVHQEFNLLPYLSVAENICFEDIPRKRFGVVDYKAVYDKARQALARIGLDDIDVRRPVETLGVAHRQLVEIARALMGESRILILDEPTATLTARETERLFAIIDGLRAKGVAIVFVSHHLNEVFANCDRVTVLRNGESVMTADIADMTREKLVASMVGRQLAAQMAETRNLDASSRIALSLKNLRHPASPHADGVSLDMRYGEILGIAGLVGAGRTELLRAIFAADLPLSGTLERDGQPRRYTSPKAAIRDGIGFLTEDRKEEGLILAMSIAANVSLANLGKVSRAGLLDAEAETRLTEKLGKEIKLKYGKTADAASTLSGGNQQKVVLAKWLANDPKILLLDEPTRGVDVGAKAEIYALLRGLADKGLALLVVSSELPELITLCDRILVMSKHRIAGEVAREDFSEERILSLAYKDENNHGRH